The following coding sequences lie in one Polluticoccus soli genomic window:
- a CDS encoding T9SS type A sorting domain-containing protein: protein MKRIYLLMLLAAGVATNASAQKQPNLSLVHSWGKTSTTVHVIADNDEMLIDGDGVAKMYLSWSIINHGATANDTIAVSDTVKVRTGWTTYKISWGQNGFPMGMTQHDTVGMVPNPNPVDLDPGSAITTSQNNVAQQWCDSVFIVSGLPAPNNAVDPVLTNNKTCNNVKITYWLANVNEVIGGNGLLMYPNPANGKMTIKYVFANTDASVQVVDVAGKVVYAKDLGKNLSGMQEHALDLHNLNPGMYFLRLQTNDQIVTDKFFVRSN from the coding sequence ATGAAGCGTATTTACTTATTAATGTTGCTGGCTGCTGGTGTTGCGACAAATGCGTCTGCTCAAAAACAGCCTAACCTGAGCCTGGTTCACTCTTGGGGTAAAACTTCTACTACCGTTCACGTTATCGCGGATAACGACGAAATGCTGATCGATGGCGACGGCGTAGCTAAGATGTATCTGTCTTGGAGCATCATCAACCACGGTGCAACTGCAAACGATACTATCGCTGTATCTGATACAGTTAAAGTGCGTACTGGCTGGACTACCTACAAGATCTCTTGGGGTCAAAATGGCTTCCCTATGGGTATGACACAACACGATACTGTAGGTATGGTGCCGAATCCAAACCCAGTTGATCTGGATCCAGGATCTGCAATTACTACATCACAAAACAACGTTGCACAACAGTGGTGCGATAGCGTATTCATCGTATCAGGTCTTCCTGCGCCTAACAACGCTGTAGATCCAGTTTTGACTAACAACAAAACTTGTAACAACGTTAAGATCACTTACTGGCTGGCTAACGTAAACGAAGTTATCGGTGGCAATGGTCTGCTGATGTACCCTAATCCTGCTAACGGTAAAATGACCATTAAATATGTATTCGCAAACACCGATGCATCTGTACAAGTGGTTGACGTAGCTGGTAAAGTTGTTTATGCTAAAGATCTGGGCAAAAACCTGTCTGGTATGCAAGAACACGCTCTGGACCTGCATAACCTGAACCCAGGTATGTACTTCCTGCGCTTGCAAACAAACGACCAAATCGTTACTGACAAATTCTTTGTT
- a CDS encoding nucleotide pyrophosphohydrolase, translated as MELTIKEAQQQVDDWIKTTGVRYFNELTNLGILMEETGELARLMVRQYGEQSFKESDKEKLLADEMADVLWVLLCLANQTGVDLTEALQKNLEKKSARDSERHLNNPKLKP; from the coding sequence ATGGAATTAACAATAAAAGAAGCCCAGCAGCAGGTAGATGACTGGATAAAAACAACGGGAGTGAGATACTTCAACGAGCTTACTAACCTGGGTATTTTGATGGAAGAGACTGGTGAACTTGCACGACTGATGGTCAGACAGTACGGCGAGCAATCATTTAAGGAAAGTGATAAGGAAAAACTGCTGGCAGACGAGATGGCAGATGTACTCTGGGTATTACTTTGTCTGGCCAATCAAACAGGGGTAGATCTTACCGAAGCGTTGCAGAAAAATCTTGAAAAGAAAAGTGCGAGGGACAGCGAAAGGCATTTGAATAACCCGAAGTTAAAGCCATAA
- a CDS encoding AAA family ATPase, with translation MQSFGTDIDAANALKNKFAEIKKAIGHVIVGQEDVVDKLVISILCNGHSLLVGVPGLAKTLLVKTVADVLDLSFKRIQFTPDLMPSDIVGAEILDEDRHFRFIKGPVFANIILADEINRTPPKTQAALLEAMQERNITAGGTLYKLPAPFFVLATQNPIEQEGTYPLPEAQLDRFMFQIWLDYPSFADEVNIVRTTTGASKTELPKVLDAEGILYFQDLIRRVPVPDNVLEYAVGLVHKTRPNTDAAPAVAKQYIAYGAGPRASQYLVLGAKCHSLLQGKYSPDIEDVQAMAMSVLRHRVVRNYKAEAEGITQESLIKQLL, from the coding sequence ATGCAGTCATTCGGAACAGACATTGACGCCGCTAACGCGCTCAAAAATAAGTTTGCTGAGATAAAGAAAGCCATTGGACATGTAATTGTAGGGCAAGAAGATGTCGTAGACAAGTTGGTCATTTCAATACTTTGCAATGGCCATAGTTTGCTGGTTGGCGTACCCGGCCTGGCCAAAACACTTTTGGTAAAAACGGTGGCGGACGTATTGGACCTATCGTTCAAGCGCATACAATTCACTCCGGACCTTATGCCTAGTGACATTGTAGGCGCTGAAATACTAGACGAGGACAGGCATTTCCGGTTCATCAAAGGCCCTGTATTTGCCAACATCATCCTCGCAGATGAAATAAACCGGACTCCGCCTAAAACCCAGGCGGCCTTGCTTGAGGCCATGCAGGAACGCAATATAACAGCAGGTGGGACGCTGTATAAACTTCCTGCTCCTTTCTTTGTACTCGCAACACAAAACCCAATAGAACAGGAAGGTACTTACCCACTGCCGGAAGCACAACTAGACAGGTTCATGTTCCAGATATGGCTAGACTATCCCAGCTTTGCCGACGAAGTAAATATAGTACGTACTACAACCGGCGCTTCAAAAACAGAGCTGCCCAAAGTACTGGACGCGGAAGGCATCCTTTATTTCCAGGATCTGATAAGAAGAGTACCCGTTCCAGACAACGTGTTGGAATACGCGGTTGGCCTGGTGCATAAAACACGCCCCAATACCGATGCTGCCCCCGCCGTCGCCAAACAATATATTGCTTATGGCGCGGGACCAAGGGCATCGCAGTACCTGGTACTCGGCGCAAAATGCCATTCGCTATTGCAGGGAAAGTACTCACCAGACATTGAAGACGTTCAGGCCATGGCCATGTCGGTGCTGAGACACCGTGTTGTTCGTAACTATAAGGCCGAAGCTGAAGGCATCACGCAGGAATCACTGATCAAACAACTGTTATAA
- a CDS encoding DinB family protein, which yields MENLSAKAYFLRNEFIDKLKQIEPATKPLWGKMNLHQMIEHMSYSLRQANGKDQYDCVTPEENIPRMQAFLMSEKPFKENTPNQLLPEDPETPKQKDIDDALAELKTETEDFFKVFEKTPDRVITNPFFGDLNYEMWVQLLHKHARHHLKQFGVNE from the coding sequence ATGGAGAATTTAAGTGCGAAAGCTTATTTCTTGAGGAATGAGTTTATCGACAAATTGAAGCAAATCGAACCTGCTACTAAACCGCTATGGGGAAAGATGAATCTCCATCAAATGATAGAGCATATGAGCTATTCTTTGAGGCAGGCCAATGGCAAAGACCAATATGATTGTGTAACACCGGAAGAGAACATACCGCGAATGCAGGCGTTTCTTATGAGCGAAAAGCCGTTTAAGGAGAACACTCCTAACCAGCTTTTGCCGGAGGATCCAGAGACTCCAAAACAAAAAGATATAGATGATGCCCTGGCGGAGTTAAAAACAGAGACCGAGGACTTTTTTAAGGTTTTTGAAAAAACACCAGACAGAGTGATCACCAACCCATTTTTTGGCGATCTCAATTACGAGATGTGGGTGCAGCTACTTCACAAACATGCCCGGCACCATTTAAAGCAATTTGGTGTTAACGAATAA